In Electrophorus electricus isolate fEleEle1 chromosome 1, fEleEle1.pri, whole genome shotgun sequence, a single window of DNA contains:
- the si:ch211-278a6.1 gene encoding SRC kinase signaling inhibitor 1 isoform X1: MGNAPSQAKTVPGACFPKQDPERGGSHLMSTDDLEYPREYRTLGSGGRRFSNVGLVHTSEHRHTVLAAQSLEALSNLHKAEAERKRDAFMDHLKSKYPPQHSLPPSPSLSHSSMRGGSERSAREQQQPNYWSFKSRSPRHSQSTQSGLADQASKLSFASAESLETMSEADMPLAFNRMNRFRQSLPLSRSASQSKLRSPGVLFLQFGDETRRVHITHELSSLETLHALIAHMFPQKLTASMLKSPNTAILIKDEARNVFYELEDVRDIQDRSVIKIYRKEPVYGSYGAAAHLANGDLRREMVYTSHESSPTRRLNTLPSCTSTSGGSPARTRLSYAGGRPPSFSGQGHAHPQGSQHGHHGPGSALTGSPSAILERRDVKPDEDVAGKGVVLLKAEGLYADPYGLVHEGRLSVASSGDPFGFPAPAGLYRRGSVRSLSTYSAAALQADLEEPLYKPGAGMYSDGYGPASTLAFRLPPSSPQKVPDVQLRDRDSYSNTPSRGSPVRQSFRKDSASSSVFVESPKSRPGSSSEPLGGDMGRGAPGFGSALVGSETDTSRDRMEAMEKQIASLTGLVQSVLTRAPDSDSTCGLLRLCMMAGCPPDQGAEFSQPFPLSSSEQTESASDGSAAGPGRLKRKALTPSAPLALMPPPPSGPQDSTCRLLIQVQLQELKQNATDLRKQLSELRKIQLQSQQSVLSLMKRTETELSLRVSDALRKQEDPLQRQRLLVEEERLKYLNEEELIIQQLHDLEKSVEEIQKESSLKHRHVSVQELEEKTSVLRRLGETLTELKNQFPGLQSKMRVVLRVEVEAVKFLKEEPHRLDALLKRCKTITDTLATLKRQVNEGIRKSQEDFSNPSPKHTPGEDYKKSADFKIPTSPPLSLSESTLANWSPHSGHGHSHHGNPTSGQHGMGSLKGRILEELGGRGGSDKTSSVEVRLAAERDWEEKRASLTQYSAQDINRLLEETQAELMKAIPDLDFAAKQIKPVQNQNASDPSSGPGATPEPKPSKVQHGTHKVSSKEGGSRRGSDELTVARYRTEKPSKSPPPPPPRRSFPSSPGLTSRTGELITPGKGMKKSESEEAEAQKPHVKLRRSVSEAPRPASTPPTVAGGKTEDGEDEKTVAENEQLRLSQGSLRHLSQAPVRVQAQRGPSSSSVPQIVLTECISVPVSTLESSGIRSSGTVQQDRNGMKDVTVPSYFRHVVKIPGQVARKQVLVTSPKHSPVQDSEKTLTELQAWMRTTRASLPGEKVVRPPRKMELRIQESFEMEDEKEPDVGGKHQRTCAGDARASPCLFQPGVVSALALSTSTRGQGVGEERRDIKHTTYQHLDSLEETIRELELSLLEFSPPPYVGHLSPLTAQAQSPSPGWSALTAAEGEAQKLLVPPKPSVVADATKVQPRAPPLLSPGCGFSRLPVPALFIL; encoded by the exons AGCCGGAGTCCGCGTCACTCCCAGTCCACCCAGTCTGGGCTGGCGGACCAGGCGTCCAAGCTCTCCTTCGCCTCGGCCGAGTCTCTGGAGACCATGTCAGAGGCGGACATGCCGCTCGCCTTCAACCGCATGAATCGCTTCCGCCAGAGTCTGCCGTTGTCCCGCTCAGCCAGCCAGAGCAAGCTCCGCTCGCCag GTGTGCTCTTCCTCCAGTTCGGAGACGAGACCCGGCGCGTCCACATCACCCACGAGCTGAGCAGCTTGGAGACGCTGCACGCGCTCATTGCGCACATGTTCCCGCAGAAGCTCACAGCCAGCATGCTCAAGTCCCCTAACACGGCCATCCTGATCAAGGATGAGGCCCGCAACGTCTTCTACGAGCTGGAGGACGTGCGGGACATCCAGGACCGCAGCGTCATCAAGATTTACCGCAAGGAGCCCGTCTACGGAAGCTACGGAGCGGCTGCGCACCTGGCCAATGGAGACCTGCGG agagagatggtgtaCACCTCCCACGAGTCTTCACCCACCCGCCGTCTGAACACGCTGccctcctgcacctccacctcCGGCGGCTCACCTGCCCGCACCCGCCTGTCCTACGCCGGCGGCCGCCCACCCTCCTTCTCGGGCCAGGGCCACGCCCACCCGCAGGGCTCCCAGCACGGACACCACGGCCCGGGCTCCGCCCTCACGGGCTCGCCCTCTGCCATCCTGGAGCGGCGCGACGTCAAGCCCGACGAGGATGTAGCAGGAAAGGGTGTGGTCCTGCTGAAGGCGGAGGGCCTGTACGCCGACCCCTACGGCCTGGTGCACGAGGGCCGGCTCAGTGTGGCCTCCTCGGGCGACCCGTTCGGGTTTCCGGCGCCGGCCGGCCTGTACCGGCGAGGATCGGTGCGTTCCCTCAGTACCTACTCGGCGGCGGCGCTGCAGGCCGACTTGGAGGAGCCGCTCTACAAACCCGGGGCGGGGATGTACTCGGACGGCTACGGTCCAGCCTCCACGCTGGCCTTCCGCCTCCCGCCCTCGTCCCCGCAGAAGGTTCCGGACGTGCAGCTACGCGACAGGGACTCGTACTCCAACACACCCAGCAGGGGCTCGCCCGTCCGGCAGAGCTTCCGCAAGGACTCGGCCTCCTCGTCCGTGTTTGTCGAGAGCCCCAAGTCCCGGCCGGGCTCCAGCTCCGAGCCACTGGGAGGTGACATGGGAAGGGGCGCACCCGGGTTTGGGTCGGCGCTGGTGGGCAGTGAGACGGACACGAG CAGGGATCGTATGGAGGCGATGGAGAAGCAAATAGCCAGTCTCACTGGCCTGGTCCAGAGTGTTCTCACTAGAGCTCCAGATAGTGACAGCAC ATGCGGTCTGCTGCGTCTCTGCATGATGGCTGGCTGCCCTCCGGACCAGGGGGCAGAGTTTTCACagcccttccctctctcttccagcGAGCAGACGGAATCGGCCAGCGACGGCTCCGCCGCAGGAC CTGGCCGGCTGAAGAGGAAAG CTCTGACCCCGTCAGCGCCGCTGGCCCTGATGCCACCTCCACCCTCTGGGCCGCAGGACTCCACCTGCAGGCTGCTGATACAGGTCCAACTACAGGAGCTCAAGCAGAACGCCACAGACCTGCGCAAACAGCTCAGCGAGCTCCGGAAgatacag ctgcaaAGCCAACAGTCGGTCCTCTCTCTGATGAAGAGGACAGAGACGGAGTTGAGCTTGCGAGTGTCCGATGCACTGAGGAAGCAGGAGGACCCGCTCCAGAGACAGCGCCTCctagtggaggaggagagactcAAATACCTCAATGAGGAGGAGCTTATCATACAGCAGCTACA TGACCTGGAGAAGTCTGTGGAGGAGATCCAGAAGGAGAGTTCgctcaaacacagacatgtcagcgtgcaggagctggaggagaagacCAGTGTCTTGCGTCGACTGGGAGAAACCCTCACCGAGctgaaga atcagttccCTGGGCTGCAGAGTAAGATGCGGGTGGTGTtgcgggtggaggtggaggcggTGAAGTTTCTGAAGGAGGAGCCCCACAGGCTGGATGCCCTGCTGAAGAGATGCAAAACTATCACTGACACACTAGCCACACTGaagag GCAAGTGAACGAGGGCATCAGGAAGAGCCAGGAGGACTTCTCCAACCCCTCGCCCAAACACACGCCCGGAGAAGACTACAAGAAGAGCGCCGACTTCAAAATACCCACCAGCCCACCACTCAGCCTCAGTGAGAGCACCCTGGCCAATTGGAGCCCTCATTCTGGCCATGGACacagtcaccatggcaaccccaCATCAGGGCAGCATGGGATGGGGTCCCTGAAAGGGCGTATCCTGGAGGAGCTCGGGGGCCGTGGAGGGTCCGATAAGACCTCCTCTGTGGAGGTCAGGCTG gcAGCCGAGAGAGACTGGGAGGAGAAGCGTGCCAGTCTGACCCAGTACAGCGCTCAGGACATTAACCGTCTGCTGGAGGAGACCCAGGCCGAGCTCATGAAGGCCATTCCGGACCTGGACTTCGCCGCCAAGCAGATCAAACCGGTGCAGAACCAGAACGCTAGCGACCCGTCCTCTGGCCCCGGTGCCACACCCGAACCCAAGCCCAGCAAAGTCCAGCACGGCACACACAAGGTCTCCAGTAAGGAGGGAGGATCTCGGAGGGGCTCGGACGAGCTCACGGTGGCACGGTACCGGACAGAGAAGCCCTCCAAGTCTCCCCCTCCTCCGCCTCCGAGGCGGAGCTTCCCCTCGTCCCCCGGCCTGACCTCACGCACCGGAGAGCTGATCACACCGGGCAAAGGCATGAAG AAATCAGAATCGGAAGAAGCAGAGGCCCAGAAGCCCCACGTGAAACTGAGGAGGAGTGTGTCAGAAGCACCCAGGCCTGCATCCACCCCACCCACCGTGGCGGGTGGGAAGACAGAAGACGGAGAGGATGAGAAGACTGTGGCAGAGAATGAG CAGCTCAGGTTGTCTCAAGGAAGTCTCCGGCATCTCAGTCAAGCTCCAGTGAGGGTACAG GCTCAGCGTGGTCCGTCCTCGTCTTCTGTCCCCCAGATAGTGTTGACCGAGTGCATTTCAGTTCCCGTCTCCACTTTGGAGAGCTCAGGGATACGGAGTTCCGGTACGGTCCAACAGGACAGGAATGGCATGAAAGATGTCACTGTTCCCAGTTACTTCAGACACGTCGTTAAGATTCCCGGTCAGGTGGCACGGAAGCAGGTCCTGGTGACGAGTCCAAAGCATTCTCCAGTGCAGGACTCAGAGAAGACACTGACGGAGCTCCAGGCTTGGATGAGGACAACTCGTGCCTCGCTGCCCGGGGAGAAGGTAGTGAGACCCCCCCGGAAAATGGAGCTGAGAATCCAGGAGTCTTTTGAAATGGAGGACGAGAAGGAGCCAGACGTGGGCGGAAAGCATCAGAGGACGTGCGCTGGGGACGCGCGAGCGAGTCCATGTCTCTTCCAGCCCGGTGTTGTCTCTGCGCTCGCCCTGAGCACCTCCACCCGTGGCCAGGGCGtaggggaagagaggagggacATAAAGCACACCACCTACCAGCATCTGGACAGCCTGGAGGAGACTATCCGTGAGCTGGAGCTCAGCCTTCTGGAGTTCAGCCCTCCTCCCTACGTGGGGCACCTCTCCCCCCTGACGGCCCAAGCTCAGAGTCCTTCTCCTGGGTGGTCTGCACTCACTGCAGCAGAAGGAGAGGCCCAGAAGCTCCTGGTCCCACCCAAACCCTCCGTCGTTGCCGATGCCACCAAGGTTCAGCCCCGTGCTCCTCCATTACTGTCTCCTGGGTGTGGTTTCTCCAGACTTCCTGTCCCCGCTCTATTCATTCTGTAG